The Gemmatimonadaceae bacterium genomic sequence AGATCGCTCGTCGCCTCGTAGGCCATGAGCATCGCGATCTCCTCGACCAGCTCCTTGAACAACTTCGTCGTCGTCGTGCGGTCTCGCGCGATCGAGAGCTTGTGCTCGATCAGCGGGTGGCGGCTGACGATCAAGTTGCCCAGCGCAGGGGTGGTGTGCATGGGCCGCAAACTAGTATCTTCGGCCGAATGAAAGAATATCAGGCGGTGATCCTTCGGCTCACGCGACGATCGCAGGAGGACGAAGATGCGCTCACCGATTTGCTCAACGAGCGAAGCCGTGGTGGATGGGAGCCCGCGCTGATGACGCAGGACGGCCAGCGGCTGACGGTCGTGTTCCAACGGACATCGCCGGGAGAGTCGCGTGTCGCCGGCTGACGGGGCAGAATTCAGAGTGACGAACACGGAACACCGGCCGCGTCTCGAGGCGGCCGAACGGATTTTGCGCGCTGCCGTGCGGTGCATCGTGTCATCGGGCGCTGCGGCGCTCACGATGCACGACGTGGCCGAAGAAGCAGAAGTGAGCAAGGGGCTCATTCACTATCATTTTCACGACAAGGACACGCTGCTCGCGCGCGTCGTGGAATGGATGGGCCAGAACCTGGTGTCACGAGAGCGCGCAGCGCTCGAGAACTCCACACCGCGCCACGCAATCGATGATCTGTGGGCGTGGCTTGCCGCCGAGCTGGATCGCGGACATCTGCGGGTGCTGCTCGAGCTGGCGCAGTGGCGAAATCCGCTCGTGCGGAGAGCGATTCACTCGGCGAACCTCGCTCGCCGCGAGGCGTCCGCCTCTTCGATCGAACGACTCTTCGCCTTACTGGCGCTGCGCCCCCGCATCCCGGCGAGACTTCTGGCCGATGTGGTCGTGCCGTTCGTCGATGGACTGGCGATGACCATGGGCGTGGATGCGGAGTTCAATCCGCGCGCGGCATTCGATGTTCTCTGGCTCTCGCTGCTGACGCTCACGGACTAACGCGACCGCCACGCGCAGGACAGTGCGGTCTCTTGCCACAACCGGTCGCTTGCGGCCAGGTTCGCCGCCATGAAGCGCCGAAGATCTCTGAAAGCGCGCATCCTCGGCGCGGTCGCAGTCGCCGTGTTTCTGGGTTGGGTCGCGATGGTGATCGCCGTGATCGTGGTGGGCGCGCGCGATCAAGCGGCTCCGGCGAACGCGATCGTCGTGTTGGGCGCGGCCCAATACGAAGGGCATCCATCGCCGGTGCTCCGCGCACGGTTAGACCATGCGCTGGACTTGTATCAGCGATCGCTGGCGCCACTCGTGATCGTGACAGGAGGAACCGGCGCCCGCGACACGACGAGCGAAGCGCAGGTGAGCCGGCGGTTCCTGCTCGAGCGGGGCGTTCCGGACAGCTCGATCGTGATGGAGACCCACGGACTGACCACGAGCCAGTCCATCCATGCGGTTGCTGCGATCGTGTCGGCACTGCCGGGGCAGCGGGTGATTCTCGTGAGCGACCCATTTCACATGTTGCGTCTCTCGATTCTCGCGCACGCATTAGGTCTGACGCCGTTGACGTCACCGACCCGGACGAGTCCGATTTCGAATCGGGCGAGCGCGCGTTGGAAGTATGTGTTTGCGGAATCGCTCAAGGCGCCGCTGGCATTTGTGATCGAGCGAATCTCGGACTAACAGGCCGCGCTGGCGCAAATAAGAGTCGTTACTGTCGGAAGCCTGGCGCGACTTTATGCGCTCCAACCGGGCGCGAACACGCGGCGCGAGTCGACTAACGGCTCTCTGCGAGGCGTCTCCGAAGCCGGCTGTCTGGTGCCATACTCTGGCGGGAGGCGCGGAGGATGGGGCCTTTTCTGCCCCGTGGGACGGGACCAGGGACGATGCATTGAACTGCCTTACGTAAGCGTGTAGGTGGCGTAGCCTCTTGCGTATCTGCCAAGAAACACATCACATTGTCGCCGCCGGCTGTCTTTACACCAGCGCGGCATCTTTTCGCCGCGGGAGATCCCTGATGGCGAGGGGAGCTCCGGACCGGTAGGCCCCAGTCGCGGCGTCGGGCCGCAGGCGGCTACCTATTTTGTCGTACCGTTTGAGCTCTTGTCGTCGAGTGTTTTCTCCTCGTGAGGCGCTGTGCGGTGCTGACGGTTTCGCACCCGCCCTACAGCATTTGTTTCCGCTTTCGCATCGGAGCCATTTTTTCGTGGGCTACTATCGGTGCGTGTCTCATCGGTCGCATCCTGTCGACGAATATTTTCTCGCCGCAACGGGTCGAGAGCTGGTTGGCGTGTAAGGGGTCGGCTCTGGTCGGGTCGCTGTCGCTCGAGCGCGGGCTGTTGTCGGGTGCGGAGCGGCCGGGTGGGTGGTGTGGCGGGTCGAGAGGCGATGAATGGAGCTCGCAGTTGGCCGGTTATTGAAGCGTCGCAGTAACTCTCTCATGGGAGGTTCGTGCATGCGAATCCCAAGGCTACTCGTCGCCGTCGCCGCTGCGGCGCTGTGTGTCGGACGCGTCGCCGCGCAGGAGCAAGTGGAGACGACGAAGGGGAAGGCGTCGCAGGAGCCGAGCTTTACCAGCGTGACCGACCAGATGCTGCTGGATGCGCGGCAGCATCCCAACAGCTGGGTGACGTACGGGCACGACTACTGGAATCAGCGTTGGTCGACGCTCAATCAAATCAACACGTCTAACGTTGGGACGTTGCACGTGGCGTGGATGTACCAGACCGGGATATCGCGGTTAGGCTCTTTCGAGACGAGTCCGATCGTGATCGACGGCGTGATGTATCTGACGACGCCGTACAACACCGCCATGGCGGTGAACGCGCGGACGGGGAAGGAGATCTGGCGGTACGAGCACAAGCAGAGCATCGCGTCGCCGATCTACTGCTGCGGTCCGAACAATCGCGGGGTTGCGATTTCCGAGGGCACGGTGTTCATGGCGACGCTCGACGCGCATCTGGTGGCGCTCGATGCGAAGACGGGGGCCGTGCAGTGGGATGTGCAGGTGGAGGATCCCGAAGCGGGGTACAGCGAGACGATGGCGCCGCTGATCGTGGGCGACAAAGTGATCGTCGGCATCTCCGGCGGGGAGTACGGCATTCGCGGATTCGTTCGCGCGTACAACAAGAGCAACGGCCAGCCGCTGTGGACGGCGTACACGGTGTTCGACAAGGGATGGGAAGGAAAATTTACGCCGACGACTAACGAGGGCGAGCCGTTGCATCGCAACATCGACGCGGAAAAGGCGGCGATGGCGCAATACGGCGACGCGTGGCAGCGGGGCGGGGGCGGCGTGTGGATGACGCCGACCTATGATCCGGCATCGCATCTTCTATTCTTCGCGGTGGGAAATCCCTCGCCGGATCTCGACGGGTCGGTACGGCCGGGCGATAATCTCTGTACTGACTGTATCATGGCGGTGGACGCCAACGACGGCACGGTGAAGTGGTACTACCAGGAAGTGCCGCACGACGTTTGGGATCTGGATGCGGTGAGTCCGCCGGTGCTGGTCAAGCTGAAGGATGGGACGACGGCGGTGGCGCAGGCGGGGAAGACGGCGTGGGTCTACGTGTTGAACGCGGCGACGGGGAAGCTGATCCGGAAGTCGGCGCCGTTCAACCGGCTGGAGAACATGTTCGCGCAGCCGACGCCCGAGGGGACGCGGATGCTGCCGGGCGCGAACGGCGGCTCGGAGTGGTCGGCGCCGGCGGTGGATCCAACGTTAGGTTACATGTACGTGTTAGGCATCGAGCAGCCGATGCACTACATCACGCACAGCGCGCCGTTCGAGAAGGGCAAGCTGTGGCTGGGCTCGGCGTTCAAGGCGGTGCCGGGCGAGCGGCAGTACGGGACGTTCAGCGCGGTGAATCTGAATACGGGGAAGATCGCCTGGCAGGTGGAGACGGAGCAGCCGATGATCGGCGGGGCGATGGCGACGGCGGGGAACCTGGTGTTCGTCGGCGAGGGCAACGGGCACTTCAACGCCTTCGATGCGCGCACGGGCAAGAAGTTATGGATGTTCCAGGCGGGCGCGGGCTGCAATGCGCCGCCCGTGACCTACATGCAGGATGGCAAGCAGTACATCGCGGTCGCGTGCGGCGGAAACTTTCAAATGGGCTATCCGTTAGGCGATGCGGTCATGGTGTTCACCCTCCCGGGGGCGGCGCCCAAGTCGTCGAAGTAGCCGAGGGGGGCAGGCCGGTGCGGGCGG encodes the following:
- a CDS encoding TetR/AcrR family transcriptional regulator codes for the protein MTNTEHRPRLEAAERILRAAVRCIVSSGAAALTMHDVAEEAEVSKGLIHYHFHDKDTLLARVVEWMGQNLVSRERAALENSTPRHAIDDLWAWLAAELDRGHLRVLLELAQWRNPLVRRAIHSANLARREASASSIERLFALLALRPRIPARLLADVVVPFVDGLAMTMGVDAEFNPRAAFDVLWLSLLTLTD
- a CDS encoding YdcF family protein, whose product is MKRRRSLKARILGAVAVAVFLGWVAMVIAVIVVGARDQAAPANAIVVLGAAQYEGHPSPVLRARLDHALDLYQRSLAPLVIVTGGTGARDTTSEAQVSRRFLLERGVPDSSIVMETHGLTTSQSIHAVAAIVSALPGQRVILVSDPFHMLRLSILAHALGLTPLTSPTRTSPISNRASARWKYVFAESLKAPLAFVIERISD
- a CDS encoding PQQ-dependent dehydrogenase, methanol/ethanol family, whose product is MRIPRLLVAVAAAALCVGRVAAQEQVETTKGKASQEPSFTSVTDQMLLDARQHPNSWVTYGHDYWNQRWSTLNQINTSNVGTLHVAWMYQTGISRLGSFETSPIVIDGVMYLTTPYNTAMAVNARTGKEIWRYEHKQSIASPIYCCGPNNRGVAISEGTVFMATLDAHLVALDAKTGAVQWDVQVEDPEAGYSETMAPLIVGDKVIVGISGGEYGIRGFVRAYNKSNGQPLWTAYTVFDKGWEGKFTPTTNEGEPLHRNIDAEKAAMAQYGDAWQRGGGGVWMTPTYDPASHLLFFAVGNPSPDLDGSVRPGDNLCTDCIMAVDANDGTVKWYYQEVPHDVWDLDAVSPPVLVKLKDGTTAVAQAGKTAWVYVLNAATGKLIRKSAPFNRLENMFAQPTPEGTRMLPGANGGSEWSAPAVDPTLGYMYVLGIEQPMHYITHSAPFEKGKLWLGSAFKAVPGERQYGTFSAVNLNTGKIAWQVETEQPMIGGAMATAGNLVFVGEGNGHFNAFDARTGKKLWMFQAGAGCNAPPVTYMQDGKQYIAVACGGNFQMGYPLGDAVMVFTLPGAAPKSSK